CGATCATGGCGCAGGCCGTGATGCCGGCGTCCTGCGCGAAGATGCTCGACAGTCTCGGCATCGCCGCGGATGCCCGCAGCTTTGCGGCGCTCGCAGAGCGGATCAAGCCGGGTACTTTCTTGCCGGCGCCGGTCGGCGTCTTCCCGCGCTATGTAGAACCGAAGACCGAGTGAACGGTTCGGAAATCATGCTGGTCGACAGTCATTGCCATCTGGATTTTCCTGATTTCACCGATGATCTCGACGGGATCGTCGGTCGCGCAGACGCCGCCGGCATCGGCCGCATGGTCACCATCTCGACCAGGGTGAAGCGGCTCGGCGGGCTGCTGGCGATCACCGAGCGCTTTCCAAACGTCTACTGCTCCGTCGGCACGCATCCGCATCATGCCGATGAAGAGGACGGCATTCCCGCAAGCGAGCTCGTCGAGCTCACCAAGCATCCGAAGGTCGTAGCTCTCGGCGAGGCCGGGCTCGATTATTTCTACGAGCACGGTTCGCGCGAGGCGCAGGAGCGCGGTTTCCGCGCCCATATCGCCGCGGCGCGCGCGACGGGCCTGCCGCTCGTCATCCATACCCGCGAGGCCGAC
The DNA window shown above is from Bradyrhizobium sp. ISRA464 and carries:
- a CDS encoding TatD family hydrolase: MLVDSHCHLDFPDFTDDLDGIVGRADAAGIGRMVTISTRVKRLGGLLAITERFPNVYCSVGTHPHHADEEDGIPASELVELTKHPKVVALGEAGLDYFYEHGSREAQERGFRAHIAAARATGLPLVIHTREADEDCGRILEDEVAKGPFKAVLHCYTGGRELAMKAIALGLSISFTGILTFKKSDALRALAAELPADRIMVETDAPYLAPGKFRGKRNEPAYVVEVAKVLADTRGVSLEEISRQTTENFFRLFSKVPAPKETA